In Drechmeria coniospora strain ARSEF 6962 chromosome 03, whole genome shotgun sequence, the DNA window TCGCCCGCTGATCAGTCACCTCTCCCCATCAGCCGGCCAACGCCCTAGCCCACGCCCCAATCAGCGCCCCCAATCAGACCCCCGGACTCGTTCCCCGGACCAATTCCCCGCGATATCGACGACGCATCTGAGACggtacatactccgtacatacgccgtacatgcaagctCGATCACGTCTCTCCCCCTTCCCGCTCACGCATCATTCGCattcgccatcgccgtcatcgtcgcactcgccatcgccgtcgccgtcgccgtcgcctcgcgcCAATCGCCACGCGCCATATCACACGTCGCCCTCCCTCGGCCTCTTCGAAGCGTTGGAGCGACCAGCAACCACCGTTCTCatcacctcggccgacgtcaCCTATGAGTTGCTAGCCTCGACCGAAGCCCTGCTCGCGCCGCGGCGTCGCTTCCCCTTGGCGACCTCaccgtccccccccctctcctccacgATGGCCGCAGTTCTGCCTTCCGAGAACATCAGCTACTTCTCGACGTCTCTGCGTCGCTCGCAGTCTCAGTCTCACCTGTCCGGAGACCCGACATCCTTCCACTCGCATGCCGACATCACCCATTCCTACGCCTCGTCCAAATCCTACGCCGACTCGGAGCactcgtcggcgccttcgtCTCCCCTCGCCATCCAAGCCGAGTCCACCGATGTCTCGTTCATCTCGACTCCTGCCAGCAACCTGTCGATATCGTCCGACTACGATGAAACGCtagccctcgacgacgctctCGAGGAACAGTTCAGCCTGCCCATGCTCTCCCAAGACAAGTTCTTCGTGTCGCCTCAGATCCACCACGACGACAGCCTAGAACCCCCGCCCAGCCccaaggcggccgactcCTGCACCCTCTCCCCACCCGATGCCGACAACTCGCTCGTCGGCTCGGGGTCGGACACGCCGGATTGCGTGGAgcatgccgaggacgacacGGCCATCGTGAGCCGACCCTCGCGGCAGGTCGACTACCTGTCCCACAACTGGAGGGAAGAGGACATCTGGTCCTCGTGGAGGTATATCGTCTCGAGGAGAGAGCAGTTTCCCAACAGCACGAGGTTGGAGAACGCCTCTTGGCGGACGTGGATGAAGGCCAAGAACAAGCTCAAGACCATCTCACCCGAGGAGCTTAATTGGTATGCTTGCCCCGtgccgcctcgacggcctgaTGACGGgacgccccccccctgctAACGCGCAGACGCCAGGCTCAAGGACTGCGACGTGACCTGGCTGTATGGGCCGCTGCAGTCGGGATCGAATCACCTTCACCCCACCCAGACCGAAccctcgagctcgatgcTGTCCAAGTCGGATTCGCTCGTCAACCTCAACAAGAAACCCATCCTCAAGAAGCGGAGCATGTCGGAGATCATGCTGCAGCGATCGCtgacggcctcctcgctgctcaagcaggcgacggcggccgtgcACGCCCAGGAGACGGGCATCCTGCGCCCGAACCTCTCGCGGGCCAACACCGACTGTTACGTCACCTTTCCGCTCTCCACGCGGAGGGTGAGCTGCGGCAACACCGGCTCCGTGAcgcagtcgacgacggactcGTCGGGCGTCTCGTCGCCGTACCCGGAATCGAAGCACATCCACTTCAACGACAAGGTCGAGCAgtgcatcgccgtcgaggtcaagggcgacgacgacgacgacgacgacatggagcTGGAGTTGTgcggcgacgacagcgaatccgacgacggcgtcatgATGAAGCGAGTCAGGTCGAAGAAGCGCGGTCCCTCGACGAAGAGGCGGTCGAAAAAGGCGGCTCAGCCCGAGGGAAAGACCATCGCcatgctgccgtcgacgacgctcaaGTACCGCGAGGACACGCCCGAGCCGCCCGAGACGGCCATGAAGCATAGTAGCGGCATCATGCACAGCCCCCTGCtgtcgccctcctcgtcgcagGAGACGCTTCGGCCCAGCAAGCAGTCCGCCTTCTACtttggcgccgacgacgatgactcGGACGAAGCGGCCGTCACCTCCACTTCCGGCTGGCGGTCGCCTTCGTCTGGCGGCATCTGCCGATCCAACTCGAACAGCagcctggccgacgagcccgcGGGCATGCGGCGCACTCCCTCCGGCATGCTCATGCCTtgcgacgatggcgaagcgcccatcggcgacggcatcatgGGTCGCGTCATCGACACCGTCAACACGGCGCGCGATATTGCCCATGTAATTTGGAATGTGGGCTGGAGGAAATGAACTTCCGCTGCCTCGCCCCCTCCCGCctccgacgagctcgacgccgatgccagggagggcgagcgagcgtTTGCCGCCGTGGACAGACCAGACACGGAATGACGGAGCACACCGCCTCGGTCGTGCAGGTATTCATTCGCTTTGCATGGCGGCTTGCCACCCGCGAGCCCTCGTCCCCTGACGGATGATGCTCATGGCGAACCTTTGCATCGGGACGCGCCCAATATAGACGGAGGTCTGCTGACCACGAAGGTCCACTGTTTTTAAGCACCTCTCCGATGTCCTCGAATGTACACGAGAGGCACACTGGCCCCCATGTTACGGCTGATGATGAAATTTGTCATGCTTTCTTTTGTGCTTACCTGGCTGGGTTAGAGCATTGCAACTTCCTGAGGATAATCACTGGCCCAGGAGCAAAATGGCAGGAGCCGGGCAGTCTGCTCGGCTCTGCTCACGAATTGGCGTTGCGAGTGTCACGAGTACCGATGTGGGAAACCGTGGGCGTCTCTGGGTTTTTCGTTTTTTTCCCCCCTGTTTTCTTGGAAAAGCCAAAAAGCTTGTATTTTGTCACACGGCATGTATAGTCGTCGGACCTCATTGGTGCGGCTGCGGAGCGAACAGCGAAGCATGCCGACGCGGCTGGACGATGGGGAATAATCAAACACATGCGTTTCGCATTCACAAATTATTTTCACCATTGCACCGTGAATCCCTCGCACCGAATCGAGTTTGAGTGACGTTCTGTGAAGCATTTTGTGTGCGAGGGCGAGTTGGGTGAGTGAGTATTTTCGCGTCCAACGAACGCCCCGTCATATTGAGGCGTGCGCATGTTTGCTACACGCAAGTgcacggtacttgtacagtatagtacggagtacttgcgtagCATCCGTCCCATGTAAAGGGAGGCATGCAATCGTAGATGACGTTCAGCGTGTGGGGTTAGGCCCTGTTCTGAACAGGGATCCGCGTGGCCGCGTGGTCCAGGTCCAGTCTCAAGTTCCATACCATGGGCGGATGCCGTTCCATCCACGACAGGCAGGAAGAAGAAAGCGTTGGGGTTCCCCAACAGTAtctaggtgtacatgtaatatcGTCACTGTTCCTTATGCAAGGTGAACAGTCCAGTGGAGGCTCCCGAAAACCGGGGTAAAAAGGAGACCACTAGCTGGGCCGCAGTGTGGGGGAGCGAATCAGAGACAGGTGCAGGTCGTCGAAGTGGTCGCATCGGGCACCATGAAGCCTCGTGGAATTGGCGCGTCGCGCGCTCCACCATTGACGTGGCCGTGCATCGACGAACCATCGTCGCAGGTAGACGCAGGGGGGATGcatggtcgccgtcgtcgtcgtcttcgtggCGGTCATGTGCTCTCTCGGCAGCCTGAAATGGCTACGTATTATTCTCGGCGCCTCCAAGATACCGCGTGGCCTTCACAACGACCTGTCGGGAGTGGACGTTGACGTCTGCGAGCTCCACCTCGAATTGGTCGCCCACCTGCACGTCCTTGATGAGCCgaacgccgtcgaggcctgcAACGTCCAGCACGGCGTTTAGGCCGAAcaggtcgaggcggccgaaaAGCCCCTGGCGCCAACGAGAGCCGACGGTGAAGCGGAGGGAGCGGGGCGCGTTGCCCTCGAAGCGCCAAGCcctgacgagggcgatgagaATCCAGTCCACCGTGCCGCGAGAGACGGTTCTGGCCATCTTCTCGCGCATCTGGAGCAAGCCGAGCGTGTGTCCGAGGCTGGCGGTGGTGAACGGCAGGATGTCGTCcagcttgtcgacggcggcatcgatcCGACGCCTCGTCTGTCGCTCATACGCCAACGCGGCATGGATCTGCCAGTGAACGAGCAGGTCCGAGAAGCGGCGGAGCGGCGAGGTCGCTTTGGCATACATGTCCAAACCGAGCAGGAAGTACGGTCCGGGTTGCGGCGACAGCTCCATCCCTCCCGTCAGCCGCGACAGCGCCTGCCTCTGGCTCGCGCTCGGTTCGATGCCCTGCTCGATTAGCGGGTACACCTCCTTCATGGCGTAAGAGAAGGCGGCGTCGAAGTTTTTCGCCGATTTCGCATCTTTACGGTATGGGATGGGGATCCCACGGGATGAACACCACCTTGCCGCGACCTCACCAGCCAGCACCATGGCGTTTGATACTACCGAGCAGACGCTCGACGGGTCCTGACCGACTCTGATGTACGGATCTGCGGGGACCACCGTGGTCAAGCCTGGCGGAGCGTCCGTTTTTGGGGTGTCGTGGAACGACACGAGGACAGAAGGTCTGGGGAAGAAGTATGGCCAAGCTCCTTTGGCCAATCGCCGTTGCTTGATCGCCTCGGCCAACCGGTACAGAGTCAGGAGCTCCGCCCTGCTGGATTCGTCCAGATCTTGGACAGCCAGCATCGGCCGTTGGGGAGCTGTCGGGCCACATTCCGgagcggcaccgacggcgaggctgtGTCCGGCATaaggcggcggagggggcTCGTTGCAGAACTTGGCGACGTCATCGGGATCTAGATACGTCACGTCGTCCAGCGTGCTCGGCTCCACCTTGTACTCCAGAATGTCGCCGGTACCGTCCACCAAGGCGCTGAAGGTAAGAGCGGGAGCGCCGGGCCGGAGTGAGAATTGCTTGACCAGGCTGTCGGATTTGTAGTCCTTGGCATCCTCTTCCCCAAGCTCCGACGGGAGCATGGCCTGGAAGTGGCCCGGGAGATAGATGTTTTCCGGAACGAGCTCCATGAACCTGCCAAGTTCCGAGCTTGGCCtgatgctcgacgacggatcggcgacatgtacatggatcCAAAACTCATCGGCTTTGTCCGTCGCTTCCAGCGAGACGGCATCATCGAtgaccatcgtcgacggggcATCGATGCAGAATATAGGTGCGCCGGACCGATGCTTCCTGGCCCCTGCCGCAACATCGGCTCGTTTCGACTCCTTGAGGTTCGGAGCCTCGCGGTTcaagccgccgcctcgagcgaTGGTGACACCCGGCAAACGTACTCTGTATCGAGATGGGATCTCCCACGGCGCGATGACGCCAATCTCTTGGAGGAAGGCCCATGCAGTGCTCTGATCC includes these proteins:
- a CDS encoding Mitochondrial protein cyt-4, giving the protein MLFAHAFLVVSSSQNCQRWETTGTTPPGRTWYGRPDHSQPASNGIPSDPSPAAPDKALPIRERLRRWAAEQDEQHVRSRAMPPDVFLHGSISNSLSRTQTTGSSDLDQLRSTDAALTPASGIGTEPGDADIVVPIGSGNPGDLVELRQTGSRVPIFAVYLGFFGDRNHFYAINGKWVTSMAYSSLFTLSNFATADDLAPVLAKIPNTATPDDFDHLRQNEHGPSREDGVALIRKMESFRRKSEKVYQENLPNLDGAGALLSSPHSVKYLSLLEMADTLLPSSLKAQDGFPAPALYAVHTAIYRSEGTFSPLSPSADCHRRDHLFQVLPRNYADVLNKITVMVRQYTEFSAKRLKPVGTTELQDLALGRFVLQAREAVSNSRLHREWTPHGILKASPGVELQKTEWAPSSKDVIAFLEWWACYGLFDSASRFHSYGALVLRALDLYGNSPLDQSTAWAFLQEIGVIAPWEIPSRYRVRLPGVTIARGGGLNREAPNLKESKRADVAAGARKHRSGAPIFCIDAPSTMVIDDAVSLEATDKADEFWIHVHVADPSSSIRPSSELGRFMELVPENIYLPGHFQAMLPSELGEEDAKDYKSDSLVKQFSLRPGAPALTFSALVDGTGDILEYKVEPSTLDDVTYLDPDDVAKFCNEPPPPPYAGHSLAVGAAPECGPTAPQRPMLAVQDLDESSRAELLTLYRLAEAIKQRRLAKGAWPYFFPRPSVLVSFHDTPKTDAPPGLTTVVPADPYIRVGQDPSSVCSVVSNAMVLAGEVAARWCSSRGIPIPYRKDAKSAKNFDAAFSYAMKEVYPLIEQGIEPSASQRQALSRLTGGMELSPQPGPYFLLGLDMYAKATSPLRRFSDLLVHWQIHAALAYERQTRRRIDAAVDKLDDILPFTTASLGHTLGLLQMREKMARTVSRGTVDWILIALVRAWRFEGNAPRSLRFTVGSRWRQGLFGRLDLFGLNAVLDVAGLDGVRLIKDVQVGDQFEVELADVNVHSRQVVVKATRYLGGAENNT
- a CDS encoding HEX2 protein-like protein, which encodes MQARSRLSPFPLTHHSHSPSPSSSHSPSPSPSPSPRANRHAPYHTSPSLGLFEALERPATTVLITSADVTYELLASTEALLAPRRRFPLATSPSPPLSSTMAAVLPSENISYFSTSLRRSQSQSHLSGDPTSFHSHADITHSYASSKSYADSEHSSAPSSPLAIQAESTDVSFISTPASNLSISSDYDETLALDDALEEQFSLPMLSQDKFFVSPQIHHDDSLEPPPSPKAADSCTLSPPDADNSLVGSGSDTPDCVEHAEDDTAIVSRPSRQVDYLSHNWREEDIWSSWRYIVSRREQFPNSTRLENASWRTWMKAKNKLKTISPEELNWLKDCDVTWLYGPLQSGSNHLHPTQTEPSSSMLSKSDSLVNLNKKPILKKRSMSEIMLQRSLTASSLLKQATAAVHAQETGILRPNLSRANTDCYVTFPLSTRRVSCGNTGSVTQSTTDSSGVSSPYPESKHIHFNDKVEQCIAVEVKGDDDDDDDMELELCGDDSESDDGVMMKRVRSKKRGPSTKRRSKKAAQPEGKTIAMLPSTTLKYREDTPEPPETAMKHSSGIMHSPLLSPSSSQETLRPSKQSAFYFGADDDDSDEAAVTSTSGWRSPSSGGICRSNSNSSLADEPAGMRRTPSGMLMPCDDGEAPIGDGIMGRVIDTVNTARDIAHVIWNVGWRK